From Salvia splendens isolate huo1 chromosome 3, SspV2, whole genome shotgun sequence, a single genomic window includes:
- the LOC121793653 gene encoding protein SODIUM POTASSIUM ROOT DEFECTIVE 3-like, protein MKGMDIWKAIMEQPSSSVLSGGSSSPAIDRYNPIITDSRRCAATPLPPIHRKISPSTPTPSRKSWSCTKPSDFISPPGSTRYLLNGKELLTTLSDFEPKLDETKLASSSPSPDQVVVLRVSLHCRGCERKMRKHISRMAGVRSFNIDFAAKKVTVAGKITPLEVLSSISKVKNAQLWAPTIASEFKDKGTFLHS, encoded by the exons ATGAAAGGAATGGATATATGGAAAGCCATCATGGAACAACCATCCAGCAGCGTTctcagcggcggcagcagcagccCCGCCATCGACCGATACAATCCCATCATCACCGACTCCCGGAGATGCGCCGCCACCCCTCTCCCGCCCATCCATAGGAAGATTTCCCCCTCAACTCCCACTCCAAGCAGGAAGAGCTGGAGCTGCACCAAGCCTTCCGACTTCATCAGCCCGCCCGGCTCTACTAGGTACTTGCTGAACGGCAAGGAGCTGCTCACCACCCTATCCGATTTCGAGCCCAAATTAGATGAGACAAAACTGGCCTCCTCCTCCCCCTCGCCCGATCAGGTGGTGGTGCTAAGAGTGTCGTTGCACTGCAGAGGCTGCGAGAGGAAAATGAGGAAACATATTTCTAGAATGGCTG GGGTTAGGTCGTTCAACATAGATTTTGCAGCGAAGAAGGTGACGGTGGCCGGAAAGATCACGCCGTTGGAGGTGCTGTCAAGCATATCCAAGGTCAAAAACGCGCAGCTGTGGGCTCCCACCATAGCATCGGAGTTCAAAGACAAAGGGACTTTTCTTCACTCTTGA